A window from Podospora bellae-mahoneyi strain CBS 112042 chromosome 1 map unlocalized CBS112042p_1, whole genome shotgun sequence encodes these proteins:
- the GT2 gene encoding Type 2 glycosyltransferase (CAZy:GT2_Glyco_tranf_2; EggNog:ENOG503NX5R; COG:S), with the protein MPELMDLLIPRLDFLWSVKFWAIFHTILWLHRYVRLIVHCISHWTYKSIVPNWEKPRYTSNDVTVIIPTIHNRPQELQPSLESILACRPAKLILVTTYKIHNALEEAVSALRGVNSTHPTVIEVLHVDKANKRLQVCRALEGDHVQTPITVMADDDVEWPSTLMPWLLAPFEDDRMGGVGTCQRVKRVGGDLTTRIFNWLGAAYIERRNFEISATHNIDGGTSCMSGRTGAYRTEILKSYDFLGGFKNEKWGKYILNADDDNYVTRWLVAQKWKTWIQYENECEIETTLENGFKFLYQCSRWARSNWRSNWTSLVHERHVLTQQLWCTYALHIATFTSLAFVVDPLLLFSCWWATENWELRSRYILLAAEIIFMFCFTKVVKLVGLFRRNPSDIMFLPVSILFGWFHGFIKLYALFTLKQTSWGSREDGDEHNQFRLQEKPVRSQAMAMPGGPDLLESVRHTATSQARRASYLAQKHEFSGCMVDEVL; encoded by the exons ATGCCTGAGCTTATGGATCTCCTAATTCCAAGGCTAGATTTCCTCTGGTCTGTGAAGTTTTGGGCCATTTTCCACACAATCCTCTG GCTTCATCGTTATGTCCGCCTGATTGTCCACTGCATCAGCCACTGGACATACAAATCCATAGTTCCGAACTGGGAGAAACCGAGATACACATCAAACGATGTCACAGTTATTATCCCAACAATTCACAACCGTCCGCAAGAGCTTCAGCCATCCCTGGAAAGCATCCTTGCCTGCAGGCCCGCCAAACTGATTCTGGTCACCACCTACAAGATACACAATGCGCTGGAAGAGGCTGTTTCCGCCCTCCGTGGGGTGAACAGCACACACCCAACCGTCATCGAGGTTCTGCACGTCGACAAGGCCAACAAGCGGCTACAGGTGTGCAGGGCGCTCGAGGGGGATCATGTTCAGACTCCCATCACGGTTATGGCTGATGACGACGTAGAATGGCCGTCGACTCTCATGCCCTGGCTACTGGCGCCGTTCGAGGACGACAGGATGGGTGGAGTTGGCACGTGCCAGAGAGTGAAgcgggtgggtggtgacTTGACAACGCGCATCTTCAATTGGCTCGGCGCAGCCTACATTGAGAGGAGGAATTTTGAAATCTCAGCGACCCACAATATTGACGGCGGGACTTCTTGCATGTCGGGGCGCACTGGTGCCTACCGAACCGAGATTCTTAAGAGCTACGACTTTTTGGGCGGGTTCAAGAATGAAAAATGGGGCAAATACATCCTGAATGCGGACGACGATAACTACGTGACACGATGGCTTGTGGCCCAAAAGTGGAAGACCTGGATCCAGTACGAAAACGAATGTGAGATTGAGACGACGCTCGAAAACGGCTTCAAGTTCTTGTATCAGTGTTCCCGCTGGGCGAGAAGCAATTGGAGGAGCAACTGGACCAGTCTTGTGCATGAAAGACACGTGCTTAC TCAGCAACTTTGGTGCACATATGCGCTTCATATCGCAACGTTTACTTCGCTTGCCTTTGTCGTCGATCCCCTTCTGCTCTTCTCGTGCTGGTGGGCGACGGAGAACTGGGAGCTCAGGAGCCGCTATATCCTACTCGCTGCAGAAATAATATTCATGTTTTGCTTCACGAAAGTGGTAAAACTGGTTGGGCTGTTCCGCAGGAATCCGAGTGACATCATGTTCCTGCCCGTGTCCATTCTGTTCGGTTGGTTCCACGGGTTCATCAAGCTGTATGCGCTGTTTACGCTCAAGCAGACGTCGTGGGGCAGTCGTGAGGATGGTGACGAGCACAACCAGTTCCGTCTCCAAGAGAAGCCGGTCCGCAGCCAGGCCATGGCCATGCCGGGCGGGCCAGATCTTCTCGAGTCGGTGCGGCACACGgccacctcccaagcccgCCGGGCTTCCTATCTGGCGCAGAAGCACGAGTTTAGCGGATGCATGGTGGACGAAGTGTTGTAA